In Helianthus annuus cultivar XRQ/B chromosome 9, HanXRQr2.0-SUNRISE, whole genome shotgun sequence, the following are encoded in one genomic region:
- the LOC110878180 gene encoding hevamine-A codes for MASNSSKFSPLILFLLCLLATTISAASRGGIAIYWGQNGNEGTLAATCATGKFPYVNLAFLNVFGNGSNPELNLAGHCDPASGGCVSLSTDIRSCQKQGVKLMLAIGGGIGRYSLSSQLDARNVSIYLWNAFLGGKSSSVFRPLGDAALDGIDFDIELGSSQFYDDLVRYLKSYCSPKQKVYITGAPQCPFPDRLMGTALNTGLFDYVWVQFYNNPPCQYTSGNTTNLINSWNLWSRSIRTKKLFLGLPAATQAAGSGFIPADVLTSQILPVIKKSPKYGGIMLWSKFWDDQSGYSSSVVSEL; via the coding sequence ATGGCTTCAAACTCATCTAAATTCAGCCCCCTTATCCTTTTCCTCCTCTGCCTATTGGCCACCACAATCTCCGCGGCTAGTCGTGGCGGCATCGCCATCTACTGGGGCCAAAACGGCAACGAGGGAACGTTAGCCGCAACATGCGCAACGGGAAAATTCCCCTATGTTAACCTTGCATTCCTTAATGTATTTGGTAACGGTTCAAACCCCGAACTTAACCTAGCAGGCCATTGCGACCCAGCCTCTGGAGGCTGTGTCTCATTGTCCACCGACATCCGTAGTTGTCAAAAACAAGGGGTTAAGCTCATGTTAGCCATTGGTGGTGGCATCGGAAGATACTCCCTATCTTCACAACTAGATGCCAGAAACGTTTCCATATATTTATGGAACGCTTTCTTAGGGGGCAAATCATCATCAGTATTTCGCCCCCTGGGTGATGCCGCATTAGACGGCATTGATTTTGATATCGAACTAGGATCATCACAGTTTTATGATGACCTAGTTCGATATCTGAAATCATACTGTTCACCAAAACAAAAGGTTTATATAACCGGGGCCCCACAATGCCCATTTCCGGATAGGCTAATGGGGACCGCGTTAAATACCGGGCTTTTTGATTACGTTTGGGTTCAgttttataacaaccctccatGCCAATATACTTCGGGTAACACTACAAATTTGATCAACTCATGGAACCTTTGGAGTAGATCAATAAGGACTAAAAAGTTGTTTTTGGGGTTGCCGGCGGCTACCCAAGCCGCCGGAAGTGGGTTTATTCCGGCGGATGTGTTGACTTCTCAAATTCTTCCGGTGATTAAGAAGTCTCCAAAATATGGAGGTATAATGTTGTGGTCAAAATTTTGGGATGACCAAAGTGGATATAGCTCATCAGTTGTATCAGAGCTATAA